In Streptomyces dangxiongensis, one DNA window encodes the following:
- a CDS encoding amino acid ABC transporter ATP-binding protein, whose product MTKVSVAKEDVATSDDLVVLSGVNKHFGALHVLQDIDLTIARGEVVVVIGPSGSGKSTLCRTINRLETIDSGTITIDGKPLPHEGRELARLRADVGMVFQSFNLFAHKSVLENVTLGQLKVRKADKKQAEEKARALLDRVGVGNQADKYPAQLSGGQQQRVAIARALAMGPKVMLFDEPTSALDPEMINEVLEVMQQLAQEGMTMIVVTHEMGFARSAANRVVFMADGRIVEQAAPDQFFSNPRSDRAKDFLSKILHH is encoded by the coding sequence ATGACCAAAGTTTCGGTGGCCAAGGAAGACGTGGCCACGTCCGACGACCTGGTCGTCCTGAGCGGCGTCAACAAGCACTTCGGCGCGTTGCACGTGCTCCAGGACATCGACCTGACGATCGCCCGCGGCGAGGTCGTCGTGGTCATCGGGCCCTCCGGGTCCGGGAAGTCGACGCTGTGCCGCACCATCAACCGCCTGGAGACGATCGACTCGGGCACGATCACGATCGACGGCAAGCCCCTGCCGCACGAGGGCCGGGAGTTGGCCCGGCTGCGGGCGGACGTCGGCATGGTCTTCCAGTCCTTCAACCTCTTCGCGCACAAGAGCGTGCTGGAGAACGTGACGCTGGGCCAGCTCAAGGTCCGCAAGGCGGACAAGAAGCAGGCCGAGGAGAAGGCGCGGGCCCTGCTGGACCGGGTCGGCGTGGGCAACCAGGCCGACAAGTACCCCGCGCAGTTGTCCGGCGGTCAGCAGCAGCGTGTCGCGATCGCGCGGGCCCTGGCGATGGGCCCCAAGGTCATGCTCTTCGACGAGCCGACCTCCGCCCTCGACCCCGAGATGATCAACGAGGTCCTCGAGGTGATGCAGCAGCTCGCCCAGGAGGGCATGACGATGATCGTCGTCACGCACGAGATGGGCTTCGCGCGGTCGGCCGCGAACCGCGTGGTCTTCATGGCCGACGGCCGGATCGTCGAACAGGCCGCGCCCGACCAGTTCTTCAGCAACCCGCGCAGCGACCGGGCCAAGGACTTCCTGTCCAAGATCCTGCACCACTGA
- a CDS encoding GH12 family glycosyl hydrolase domain-containing protein: MRPSPHSARGTRGLLGALLTALTALAALLTTAPAAHADTAICEAFGSTTIQGRYVVQNNRWGTSEAQCITATDSGFRITQADGSVPTNGAPKSYPSVFNGCHYTNCSPGTSLPARLSSISSAPTGITYSYVSNAVYDAAYDIWLDSTPRTDGVNQTEIMIWFNKVGSVQPVGSQVGTATVAGRSWQVWSGDNGSNDVLSFVAPSAITNWNFDVMDFAREAVARGLAQNGWYLTSVQAGFEPWQNGTGLAVTSFSSTVNTGGGDPGGPGGSTACTVAYTTNVWQGGFTSDVTVTNTGSTPVNGWKLAFTLPAGQRITSAWGANVTPSSGAVTASNLSYNAQIPAGGKATFGFQGTYGGAFAKPAGFSLNGAACTTA; encoded by the coding sequence ATGCGACCGTCCCCGCACTCCGCCCGTGGTACGCGCGGCCTGTTGGGCGCACTGCTCACCGCCCTCACCGCCCTCGCGGCCCTGCTCACCACCGCCCCGGCGGCACACGCCGACACCGCGATCTGCGAGGCGTTCGGGTCGACCACGATCCAGGGCCGCTACGTCGTCCAGAACAACCGCTGGGGCACCAGCGAGGCCCAGTGCATCACCGCCACCGACTCGGGATTCCGGATCACCCAGGCCGACGGCTCGGTCCCGACGAACGGCGCCCCGAAGTCGTACCCGTCCGTCTTCAACGGCTGCCACTACACCAACTGCTCGCCCGGGACCAGCCTCCCGGCGCGGCTCAGCTCCATCTCCAGCGCGCCCACCGGCATCACGTACAGCTATGTGAGCAACGCGGTGTACGACGCCGCGTACGACATCTGGCTCGACTCCACGCCCCGTACCGACGGCGTCAACCAGACCGAGATCATGATCTGGTTCAACAAGGTGGGGTCCGTCCAGCCCGTCGGCTCGCAGGTCGGCACCGCCACCGTCGCCGGGCGTTCGTGGCAGGTGTGGTCCGGTGACAACGGCTCCAACGACGTGCTGTCCTTCGTCGCCCCGTCGGCGATCACCAACTGGAACTTCGACGTCATGGACTTCGCCCGGGAGGCCGTCGCCCGCGGTCTGGCACAGAACGGCTGGTACCTGACCAGTGTGCAGGCGGGCTTCGAGCCCTGGCAGAACGGCACCGGCCTCGCCGTGACCTCGTTCTCCTCCACGGTCAACACCGGCGGCGGCGACCCGGGCGGCCCCGGCGGCTCCACGGCCTGCACGGTGGCGTACACGACGAACGTCTGGCAGGGCGGCTTCACCTCCGACGTCACCGTCACCAACACCGGTTCCACCCCCGTCAACGGCTGGAAGCTGGCCTTCACCCTGCCCGCCGGGCAGCGGATCACCAGTGCCTGGGGCGCCAATGTCACGCCGTCCTCAGGAGCGGTCACGGCGAGCAACCTGTCCTACAACGCGCAGATCCCGGCCGGCGGCAAGGCGACCTTCGGCTTCCAGGGCACCTACGGCGGCGCCTTCGCCAAGCCGGCCGGCTTCAGCCTGAACGGTGCCGCCTGCACCACCGCGTGA
- a CDS encoding amino acid ABC transporter permease produces MFDFLEGYDVLGAFWTTVQLALLSAVGSLVWGTLLAAMRVGPVPLMRGFGTFYVNTVRNIPLTVIILFSSLGLYSTLGVSLGTHDTDTLNFRLAVLGLTLYTSAFVCEAIRSGINTVPVGQAEAARAIGLSFSQVLFLVVLPQAFRAAVGPLTNVLIALTKNTTVAAAIGVAEAATLMKEMLDKEALLLQISAVIAFGFCCLTLPTGLILGWVGKKVAVKR; encoded by the coding sequence GTGTTCGACTTTCTTGAAGGTTACGACGTACTGGGAGCCTTCTGGACGACGGTACAGCTGGCACTGCTGTCCGCCGTGGGCTCCCTGGTGTGGGGCACCCTGCTGGCCGCCATGCGGGTGGGCCCGGTGCCGCTGATGCGCGGGTTCGGCACCTTCTACGTGAACACCGTGCGGAACATCCCGCTCACGGTGATCATCCTGTTCTCGTCGCTCGGCCTCTACTCGACGCTGGGCGTCAGCCTCGGTACCCACGACACCGACACGCTCAACTTCCGGCTGGCCGTGCTGGGTCTGACCCTCTACACGTCGGCCTTCGTGTGCGAGGCGATCCGGTCCGGCATCAACACCGTGCCGGTCGGCCAGGCGGAGGCCGCGCGGGCCATCGGCCTGAGCTTCAGCCAGGTGCTGTTCCTGGTCGTGCTGCCGCAGGCCTTCCGGGCGGCCGTCGGCCCGCTGACCAACGTACTGATCGCGTTGACGAAGAACACGACGGTGGCGGCCGCGATCGGCGTGGCCGAGGCGGCGACCCTGATGAAGGAGATGCTCGACAAGGAGGCGCTGCTGCTCCAGATCTCCGCGGTCATCGCCTTCGGGTTCTGCTGCCTGACGCTGCCGACCGGTCTGATCCTCGGCTGGGTGGGCAAGAAGGTGGCGGTGAAGCGATGA
- a CDS encoding pyrophosphohydrolase domain-containing protein translates to MSTSPAGPVREFHRAFGLDARSTPTQVDPALAAHRGELLAEEAAEVAEVAVEGPLDRLAHELADVVYVAYGTALVHGIDLDEVIGEIHRANMSKLGPDGQVARRADGKVLKGEHYRAPDVSAVLRRQGWIPGGTA, encoded by the coding sequence ATGAGCACTTCGCCCGCCGGTCCCGTCCGTGAGTTCCACCGCGCCTTCGGCCTCGACGCCCGCAGCACGCCGACGCAGGTGGACCCCGCACTGGCGGCCCACCGCGGGGAACTGCTCGCCGAGGAGGCCGCGGAGGTCGCCGAGGTCGCGGTCGAGGGCCCGCTCGACCGGCTCGCGCACGAACTGGCCGACGTGGTGTACGTCGCGTACGGCACGGCACTGGTTCACGGCATCGACCTCGACGAGGTGATCGGCGAGATCCACCGCGCCAACATGAGCAAGCTCGGCCCCGACGGTCAGGTGGCCCGCCGGGCCGACGGGAAGGTCCTCAAGGGCGAGCACTACCGGGCGCCGGACGTGTCGGCCGTACTGCGCCGCCAGGGCTGGATACCGGGCGGCACGGCCTGA
- a CDS encoding response regulator transcription factor, giving the protein MRLLLVEDDNHVAAALSAVLARHGFDVTHARSGEEALQALVPESDGFGVVLLDLGLPDQDGYEVCGKIRKRTGTPVIMVTARSDVRSRIHGLNLGADDYVVMPYDTGELLARIHAVSRRTVHEDPAADGEDALLLGSVRIELPTRQVSVDGAMVQLTRKEFDLLALLAQRPGVVFRREQIISEVWRTSWEGTGRTLEVHVASLRGKLRMPALIETVRGVGYRLVAPAA; this is encoded by the coding sequence ATGAGACTGCTCCTCGTCGAGGACGACAACCACGTCGCCGCGGCCCTGTCCGCCGTCCTCGCGCGGCACGGTTTCGACGTCACCCACGCGCGCAGCGGCGAGGAGGCGTTGCAGGCACTGGTCCCCGAGAGCGACGGCTTCGGAGTCGTCCTGCTCGACCTCGGCCTGCCCGACCAGGACGGCTACGAGGTCTGCGGCAAGATCCGCAAACGCACCGGCACCCCGGTGATCATGGTCACCGCGCGGTCCGACGTCCGCTCCCGCATCCACGGGCTCAACCTGGGCGCCGACGACTACGTGGTGATGCCGTACGACACCGGGGAACTGCTCGCCCGGATCCACGCCGTCAGCCGGCGCACCGTCCACGAGGACCCCGCCGCCGACGGCGAGGACGCCCTCCTCCTCGGCTCTGTCCGGATCGAACTGCCCACCCGTCAGGTCAGCGTGGACGGCGCGATGGTCCAGCTGACCCGCAAGGAGTTCGATCTGCTCGCGCTGCTCGCCCAGCGGCCCGGGGTGGTCTTCCGGCGCGAACAGATCATCAGCGAGGTCTGGCGCACCAGTTGGGAGGGCACCGGTCGCACCCTGGAGGTGCACGTCGCCTCCCTGCGGGGCAAACTCCGCATGCCCGCGCTGATCGAGACCGTACGCGGCGTCGGCTACCGGCTCGTCGCCCCGGCCGCCTAG
- a CDS encoding amino acid ABC transporter permease, whose translation MTSVLYDAQGPRAKRRNVLYTALFVVVLAAVVWWVYLALDDKHQLDWALWKPFFSSEAYSTYIWPGLRNTLTAAALAMVIALPLGAVFGIARLSDHVWVRVPATIVVEFFRAIPVLILMIFGNELYSQYTDVSSDDRPMYAVVTGLVLYNASVLAEIVRAGILTLPKGQSEAAMAIGLRKNQVMRLILLPQAVTAMLPAIVSQLVVVVKDTALGGAVLTFPELLSAANTMSGYYGANTIASFTVVSLIFVIINFSLTSFASWLEGRLRRRKKSTGAVLGAQDVAEIAGTAATGNAA comes from the coding sequence ATGACCTCGGTCCTGTACGACGCCCAGGGGCCGCGCGCCAAGCGGCGCAACGTCCTGTACACGGCGCTCTTCGTCGTCGTGCTCGCGGCCGTCGTCTGGTGGGTGTACCTCGCCCTCGACGACAAGCACCAGCTCGACTGGGCGCTGTGGAAGCCGTTCTTCAGCTCCGAGGCCTACTCGACGTACATCTGGCCCGGCCTGCGGAACACCCTGACGGCGGCCGCCCTGGCGATGGTCATCGCGCTGCCGCTGGGCGCCGTCTTCGGCATCGCACGGCTCTCGGACCATGTGTGGGTGCGGGTCCCGGCCACGATCGTGGTCGAGTTCTTCCGCGCGATCCCCGTGCTGATCCTGATGATCTTCGGTAACGAGCTGTACAGCCAGTACACCGACGTGAGTTCCGACGACCGTCCGATGTACGCGGTCGTCACCGGCCTGGTGCTGTACAACGCGTCCGTGCTCGCCGAGATCGTCCGCGCGGGCATTCTCACCCTGCCGAAGGGCCAGTCCGAGGCCGCCATGGCGATCGGTCTGCGCAAGAACCAGGTGATGCGGCTCATCCTGCTGCCGCAGGCGGTCACCGCGATGCTGCCGGCGATCGTCAGCCAGTTGGTGGTCGTCGTGAAGGACACCGCGCTCGGCGGCGCCGTCCTCACCTTCCCCGAACTGCTCTCCGCGGCGAACACGATGAGTGGTTACTACGGCGCCAACACCATCGCCTCCTTCACGGTGGTCTCCCTGATCTTCGTGATCATCAACTTCTCGCTGACCTCGTTCGCGAGCTGGCTGGAGGGCCGGCTGCGGCGGCGCAAGAAGTCGACCGGCGCGGTGCTCGGGGCCCAGGACGTGGCGGAAATCGCGGGTACGGCGGCCACGGGAAACGCGGCCTGA
- a CDS encoding sensor histidine kinase, translating to MRTRLLPLLIVLLAAVLLALGVPLAGSVAAAQQQRVVVDRIDDTARFAALAQFVTDGPSGSRRTTTDERQESLRSELESYYGVYGIRAGVFYRNGSAMANAPGDWFVPRTGEVRRAVDEALLSRRSHDPRQVWPWQRSRLVVASPVIRDGDVVAVVVTESPTGQMRSRILRGWLLIGAGESAAMLLAVGAALRLTGWVLRPVRVLDATTHDIATGRLKSRVAVAGGPPELRRLARSFNEMADNVEAVLEQQRAFVADASHQLRNPLSALLLRIELLALELPEDNEEIASVRTEGKRLAQVLDDLLGLALAEHAEADLRLTDIGALAEERVAAWSPAARARGVRLTGDCPATTAWADPIALSSALDAVIDNAVKFTPEDGTVEVAVRADGATSTVVVTDTGPGLTDEELARVGDRFWRSGRHQNVRGSGLGLSITRALLAAGGGSIDYAHHEPRGLRVTVTVPRHAQTR from the coding sequence GTGCGCACACGCCTCCTGCCGCTGCTCATCGTCCTGTTGGCGGCGGTCCTGCTCGCGCTCGGCGTCCCGCTCGCCGGCAGCGTGGCCGCCGCCCAGCAGCAGCGGGTCGTCGTCGACCGGATCGACGACACGGCACGCTTCGCGGCGCTCGCCCAGTTCGTCACCGACGGGCCCAGCGGATCCCGCCGCACCACGACGGACGAGCGCCAGGAGAGCCTGCGCAGCGAACTGGAGAGCTACTACGGCGTCTACGGCATCCGCGCCGGCGTCTTCTACCGCAACGGCTCGGCGATGGCGAACGCGCCCGGCGACTGGTTCGTTCCGCGGACCGGAGAGGTCCGCAGGGCAGTCGACGAGGCGCTGCTCAGCCGGCGCAGCCACGATCCGCGGCAGGTGTGGCCCTGGCAGCGCAGCCGGCTCGTCGTCGCCTCACCGGTGATCCGGGACGGGGACGTCGTCGCGGTCGTGGTCACCGAGTCGCCCACCGGGCAGATGCGCTCCCGGATCCTGCGCGGCTGGCTGCTCATCGGGGCCGGTGAGAGCGCGGCCATGCTGCTCGCCGTCGGCGCGGCGCTGCGGCTGACCGGCTGGGTGCTCAGGCCGGTACGGGTCCTGGACGCGACCACCCACGACATCGCCACCGGCCGCCTGAAGTCCCGGGTCGCGGTCGCCGGGGGGCCGCCGGAACTCAGACGGCTGGCCCGCTCGTTCAACGAGATGGCGGACAACGTCGAGGCCGTGCTGGAGCAGCAGCGCGCCTTCGTCGCCGACGCCTCGCACCAACTGCGCAACCCGCTCTCGGCGCTGCTGCTGCGCATCGAACTGCTCGCCCTGGAACTCCCCGAGGACAACGAGGAGATCGCGTCGGTCCGCACCGAGGGCAAACGCCTCGCGCAGGTCCTGGACGACCTGCTCGGCCTGGCGCTGGCCGAGCACGCCGAGGCCGACCTCCGGCTGACCGACATCGGCGCGCTCGCCGAGGAACGGGTGGCCGCCTGGTCGCCGGCCGCCCGCGCCCGGGGCGTACGGCTGACCGGGGACTGCCCGGCCACCACCGCCTGGGCCGACCCGATCGCCCTGTCGAGCGCCCTCGACGCGGTGATCGACAACGCTGTGAAGTTCACCCCCGAGGACGGCACGGTGGAGGTGGCCGTCCGGGCCGACGGCGCCACCTCCACGGTCGTCGTCACCGACACCGGACCCGGCCTCACCGACGAGGAACTCGCGCGCGTGGGCGACCGTTTCTGGCGCAGCGGCCGGCACCAGAACGTACGGGGGTCGGGCCTGGGCCTGTCCATCACCCGCGCCCTGCTCGCGGCGGGCGGCGGCTCGATCGACTACGCCCACCACGAGCCGCGGGGGCTGCGGGTGACGGTCACCGTCCCACGGCACGCGCAGACCCGTTAG
- a CDS encoding TAXI family TRAP transporter solute-binding subunit, whose amino-acid sequence MSKTFPRIGRRRALQGVAAAVVALGLLLWWLLPLGEKPPSGTIVFSTGTPRGVYQEYGERLRAELARDMPGLKVKLLNSAGSQENVQRVATGRADFTIAAADAVATYQLRHGRGAGRLRGVARLYDDYVHLVVPRGSGIRSVADLRHRRVATGLPDSGVRLIAGRVLRAAGIDPVKGITPVADGIDTGPDQLRRGKIDAFFWSGGLPTNGLVALAKKAAFRFVPIDDDLIARLHSEGEAARYYRATNIPESAYPVAQQGAKVPTIAVSNVLMTRTDLDPRLTEWLTRTVIKSRDGIGAQVHSAQLVDLRTAIYTDPLPLQEGARRYYRSVKP is encoded by the coding sequence ATGTCCAAGACGTTCCCCCGTATCGGCAGGCGCCGGGCGCTCCAGGGCGTGGCCGCCGCTGTCGTGGCCCTCGGGCTGCTGCTGTGGTGGCTGCTGCCCCTGGGCGAGAAGCCGCCGAGCGGGACGATCGTGTTCAGCACCGGTACACCCCGCGGGGTCTACCAGGAGTACGGCGAGCGGCTGCGCGCCGAGCTGGCCAGGGACATGCCCGGCCTGAAGGTGAAGCTGCTCAACAGCGCCGGTTCGCAGGAGAACGTCCAGCGGGTGGCGACCGGGCGGGCCGACTTCACCATCGCCGCGGCCGACGCGGTGGCGACGTACCAGTTGCGGCACGGCAGGGGCGCCGGACGGCTGCGCGGGGTGGCCCGGCTCTACGACGACTACGTGCACCTCGTGGTGCCCCGCGGCTCCGGCATCAGGAGCGTCGCGGACCTGCGGCACCGACGCGTGGCGACCGGGCTGCCCGACTCGGGGGTGCGGCTGATCGCCGGCCGGGTGCTGCGCGCCGCCGGGATCGACCCGGTGAAGGGCATCACCCCGGTGGCGGACGGCATCGACACCGGACCCGACCAGCTCCGGCGGGGGAAGATCGACGCGTTCTTCTGGTCGGGCGGACTGCCCACCAACGGGCTGGTCGCCCTGGCGAAGAAGGCGGCCTTCCGGTTCGTGCCGATCGACGACGACCTCATCGCCCGGCTGCACAGCGAGGGCGAGGCGGCGCGCTACTACCGGGCCACCAACATCCCCGAGTCGGCCTATCCGGTCGCGCAGCAGGGCGCGAAGGTGCCGACGATCGCGGTATCCAACGTGCTGATGACCCGCACGGACCTGGACCCCCGGCTCACCGAGTGGCTGACCCGTACGGTGATCAAGAGCCGGGACGGCATCGGCGCCCAGGTCCACTCCGCCCAGTTGGTGGACCTGCGCACCGCCATCTACACCGATCCGCTGCCGCTCCAGGAGGGCGCCCGGCGCTACTACCGGTCGGTGAAACCGTAG
- a CDS encoding glycoside hydrolase family 3 C-terminal domain-containing protein has translation MLLKNDGGILPLARSAKLFVAGKSADHIGNQSGGWTVGWQGRSGPVTEGTTVLQGIRAAVTDPSRVTYDRYGNGIDSGYTAAVAVVGETPYAEGRGDRPNGLGVDQEDLQALARLKAGGVPVAVVLVSGRPLDIAGELPGWKALLAAWLPGTEGAGVSDVLFGTHAPTGKLPVSWPRSASQEPVNDGDGKEPLFPYGYGLTYAGTDPTPTPTPTPGACTGRFRTASAWQGGYQAEITVENTGSTPLTGWSVDWDLAGSTVTSLWNGSLTTAQGRAAVRNAAFNGSLFPGATTTFGFTANGTAGTPAPHCAGN, from the coding sequence GTGCTGCTGAAGAACGACGGCGGAATCCTGCCGCTGGCCAGGTCGGCGAAACTGTTCGTCGCCGGCAAGTCCGCCGACCACATCGGCAACCAGAGCGGGGGCTGGACCGTCGGCTGGCAGGGCCGCAGCGGTCCCGTGACCGAGGGCACCACCGTGCTCCAGGGCATCCGGGCCGCCGTCACCGACCCGTCCCGGGTCACCTACGACCGCTACGGCAACGGCATCGACTCCGGTTACACCGCCGCCGTCGCCGTCGTCGGCGAGACCCCGTACGCCGAGGGCCGGGGTGACCGGCCGAACGGGCTGGGCGTGGACCAGGAGGATCTCCAGGCCCTCGCCCGGCTCAAGGCCGGCGGGGTGCCGGTGGCCGTGGTCCTGGTCTCCGGCCGCCCGCTCGACATCGCCGGCGAACTGCCCGGCTGGAAGGCCCTGCTGGCCGCCTGGCTGCCCGGCACGGAGGGCGCCGGTGTGTCCGACGTCCTGTTCGGCACCCACGCCCCCACCGGGAAACTGCCGGTGAGCTGGCCGAGGAGCGCCTCCCAGGAACCCGTCAACGACGGCGACGGCAAAGAACCGCTCTTCCCCTACGGATACGGGCTGACGTACGCCGGCACGGACCCGACACCGACCCCGACGCCGACCCCGGGTGCGTGCACCGGGCGGTTCCGTACCGCCTCGGCGTGGCAGGGCGGATACCAGGCGGAGATCACGGTCGAGAACACCGGCTCCACGCCGCTGACGGGCTGGTCGGTCGACTGGGACCTGGCCGGCTCCACCGTCACCAGCCTGTGGAACGGCTCGCTGACGACGGCGCAGGGCCGGGCCGCCGTACGCAACGCCGCCTTCAACGGCTCCCTGTTCCCCGGTGCCACCACCACCTTCGGCTTCACCGCGAACGGCACCGCGGGCACCCCGGCGCCGCACTGCGCCGGCAACTGA
- a CDS encoding DUF1697 domain-containing protein: MTKHVALLRGINVGGRTQIAMADLRGLFTALGCEAVQTYLRSGNVVFGAPAGQTPAELAARIGERIADDLGVSVTVLLRTAESLARTVARNPYLGREDDPAKLHVTFLAQEPTAEQAARLEVPAGETAVFTLAGDEIHLHVPDGYGRTRLDNAFIERRLGIPATTRNWRTVTALRELAARD; this comes from the coding sequence ATGACGAAGCACGTCGCGCTCCTGCGTGGGATCAACGTCGGCGGTCGTACGCAGATCGCGATGGCGGACCTGCGCGGCCTGTTCACCGCCCTGGGGTGCGAGGCGGTCCAGACGTATCTGCGCAGCGGCAACGTGGTGTTCGGCGCCCCGGCCGGGCAGACCCCCGCCGAGCTGGCCGCGCGCATCGGGGAGCGGATCGCCGACGACCTCGGGGTGTCGGTCACGGTCCTGCTGCGCACCGCCGAGTCCCTGGCCCGCACCGTTGCCCGCAATCCCTACCTCGGCCGGGAGGACGACCCGGCCAAGCTGCACGTCACCTTTCTCGCCCAGGAACCGACCGCCGAGCAGGCCGCCCGGCTGGAGGTGCCGGCCGGCGAGACCGCCGTGTTCACGCTGGCCGGCGACGAGATCCACCTGCACGTCCCCGACGGGTACGGCAGGACCAGGCTGGACAACGCCTTCATCGAGCGCCGCCTCGGCATCCCGGCCACCACCCGCAACTGGAGGACGGTCACCGCCCTGCGCGAACTGGCGGCGCGGGACTGA
- a CDS encoding glutamate ABC transporter substrate-binding protein, whose product MKLRKVTAASAVLLALSVSATACGGDKKDDNGSSGGGHKITIGIKYDQPGIGQKTPQGYAGFDVDVATYVAKKLGYSASQIEWKESKSADRETMLKRGDVDFIAASYSITPERQKLVDFAGPYLLAHQDVLVRADDNSIKTPADLNKKKLCSVTGSTSATNVKDKLAPKAQLQQYPTYSACLTGLQNKVIDALTTDDSILAGYASQAQFKGKFKLGGLKMTNENYGIGVKKGSDLKAKINKALEQMVSDGSWEAAVKKNFGPAGYKNEPAPKIGDVKS is encoded by the coding sequence ATGAAGCTCCGCAAGGTCACCGCCGCCTCGGCCGTCCTTCTCGCCCTCTCCGTGTCCGCCACCGCGTGCGGCGGCGACAAGAAGGACGACAACGGCTCCTCCGGCGGTGGCCACAAGATCACCATCGGTATCAAGTACGACCAGCCGGGCATCGGCCAGAAGACCCCGCAGGGTTACGCGGGCTTCGACGTCGACGTGGCCACCTATGTCGCCAAGAAGCTCGGTTACAGCGCGAGCCAGATCGAGTGGAAGGAGTCGAAGAGCGCCGACCGCGAGACCATGCTCAAGCGCGGTGACGTCGACTTCATCGCCGCCTCCTACTCGATCACGCCCGAGCGCCAGAAGCTGGTCGACTTCGCCGGCCCGTACCTGCTGGCCCACCAGGACGTGCTGGTCCGCGCGGACGACAACAGCATCAAGACGCCGGCCGACCTCAACAAGAAGAAGCTGTGTTCGGTCACCGGCTCTACCTCGGCGACGAACGTCAAGGACAAGCTCGCCCCCAAGGCGCAGCTCCAGCAGTACCCGACGTACTCCGCGTGCCTGACCGGTCTGCAGAACAAGGTGATCGACGCCCTGACCACCGATGACTCGATCCTCGCCGGTTACGCCTCCCAGGCCCAGTTCAAGGGCAAGTTCAAGCTGGGCGGCCTGAAGATGACCAACGAGAACTACGGCATCGGCGTCAAGAAGGGCAGCGACCTCAAGGCGAAGATCAACAAGGCGCTGGAGCAGATGGTCTCCGACGGTTCCTGGGAAGCGGCCGTGAAGAAGAACTTCGGCCCGGCCGGCTACAAGAACGAGCCCGCGCCGAAGATCGGCGACGTCAAGAGCTGA